The Streptomyces sp. DG1A-41 genomic sequence CGCGTCGCCGAGTTCATGACGGCGCAGCCGGGCATTCTCGGCTACACCCTGTCCCGGGACGTCGACGACCCCCAGCGCTACGTGAACATCGCCCGCTGGGAGAACACCCCCGCCCTGCGGGCCGCGGTCACGCGTCCGGGCTTCCGGGAGCACGTCGAGGAGCTTCGGCAACTGGCCGAGAGCAGCTCCGAACTGTACGTCGAGCGGCAGCGCTACCTCGGCGACGGCGTCCCGGCGGCATGACATCCCGGCGCGCCACCGTGCCGTGCGCGGCGAACGATCCGGCGGAACGAGAGGAGCGGTGCCCGTGGACGACCTGAGCGCCGCGGTGCTGGCCGGCGCGCCGGCCGCGGAACTGCGGAACATCCCCCTGCCGAAGAGCTACCGGGCCGCCTGCCTGCGGGCCGAGGACACCGGAGTCTTCGCCGGCGTCGACGACAAGGACGTACGCAAGACGCTCCGCGTCGAAGAGGTCCCCCTGCCCGAACCGGCCCCGGACGAGGTGCTGGTGGCCGTGTTGGCGAGCGCCATCAACTACAACACCGTCTGGTCGGCGACGTTCGAGCCACTGCCGACCTTCGGCTTCCTCCAGCGCCTCGGCCGTCAGGGCGGGTTCGCGGCGCGCCACGACCTGCCCTACCACGTGGTCGGCTCGGACGCGGCGGGCGTCGTGGTGCGCACCGGTGCGGCCGTCGCCCGCTGGTCCGCCGGCG encodes the following:
- a CDS encoding antibiotic biosynthesis monooxygenase family protein; this encodes MAAPGDRAGSVTFVNRFTVSGDPDDFEKAFARVAEFMTAQPGILGYTLSRDVDDPQRYVNIARWENTPALRAAVTRPGFREHVEELRQLAESSSELYVERQRYLGDGVPAA